The Pricia mediterranea genome includes a window with the following:
- a CDS encoding SusC/RagA family TonB-linked outer membrane protein, with protein MKEHYLKGAPPWRISKIALTAILTIFTLMSPLFQVQARPDTARTNVQQQVSGTVSDAQGVPLAGANIVEKGTTNGTQTDFDGNFSLEVGDNAVLVVSYIGFATKEVNVDGQSTVSITMDEDAAGLDEVVVVGYGTQSREKVTGAISSVDGDALAQRPVTSTTTALQGQSPGLTIINKGGAPGVEDAGIRIRGVGTLNNSDPLVLVDGIEQSLSSVEPQNIESISVLKDASSAAIYGSRAANGVILVTTKRGTSSGTILSYNTFAGVQNPSFFPEKADTESWLRLENEAQVNAGGSPTFSEEYIRNAVAGTKPFEFPWANWEEGIFNKSALMQQHTFSISSGGDLGKIFASVNYSDTDGILKNFNNKRTTMRINADLFASEKLTFKAGLMYRNENFSGPGHAINASGVAGQRLIQGLLHINRNVVMEYPDGTYDLVAGYWNPRAMGQEGETKRKTDDVVAQGGFDYTINDALSLEGNVTYKFDNIGTSRFMNSLAGMKNYVTGEPQTVAGWFATNELFETTQREREFSQRLYLNYSQQFGAHEVEALAGYEEIHNTLKFVEASRQNFFNNDLRDLNAGGVDNQDIEGYNQEWRLRSFFGRLDYSYDNRYLLQGNLRYDGSSRFGDGNRWGLFPSVSAGWNLTNEAFMESVVDNTAISNIKLRASWGQLGNQDIGLNRFRNMYDLNEGYQFGGNIVSGSAITEAGNPDITWETSTMTNVGLDANFIDGRLALVAEYFWKNTEDILLELPISTIVGVDPPVQNAAKVSNNGYEISLNYRGAFKDNDGFNYSVGVNFSDVINKIEDLQGAGPFIPDNFTVWTEGESMNSLRGLTSPGLYRTQGDLDQYPVTLHPSVGIGDIIYEDVNGDGQISQSIAPGGDQIIIGNEDPRYEFGLRFEASYKGFDFSMFWQGVLKQKHLLDGAIPEGPAFSNFIHKEMVENAYHPERNPNGSWPLVTSGNTWNIVKSDFWLIDNKYARLKNFQLGYTLPQDIFSKFRIYVSGENMLTITPQELFDPETPRGRSQFFPHTKTMSVGMNIVF; from the coding sequence ATGAAAGAACACTATCTCAAAGGAGCGCCACCATGGCGTATTTCAAAAATCGCCCTGACCGCGATATTGACCATTTTCACGCTGATGTCTCCCTTATTTCAGGTTCAGGCCCGTCCTGATACGGCAAGGACCAATGTACAACAGCAGGTCTCCGGAACCGTTTCCGATGCACAAGGCGTTCCCCTGGCCGGCGCCAATATCGTTGAAAAAGGGACTACCAACGGCACCCAGACCGATTTCGATGGAAATTTTTCGCTCGAGGTCGGAGATAATGCCGTGTTGGTTGTTTCCTATATCGGATTTGCCACCAAAGAAGTCAATGTTGATGGTCAATCCACCGTCTCGATAACTATGGACGAAGATGCCGCGGGGCTCGATGAAGTGGTGGTCGTCGGATACGGAACCCAAAGCCGGGAGAAGGTCACCGGAGCAATCAGCTCGGTCGATGGTGATGCCCTTGCGCAACGTCCCGTAACCAGTACGACGACGGCTTTGCAAGGCCAATCTCCTGGGCTCACCATTATCAATAAAGGCGGGGCTCCCGGGGTCGAGGACGCGGGAATCCGGATCAGGGGCGTCGGAACCCTGAACAATTCCGACCCGTTGGTACTCGTCGATGGTATCGAGCAATCGCTTAGTTCGGTCGAACCCCAGAACATCGAATCCATTTCGGTATTGAAAGATGCGTCCTCTGCCGCGATTTACGGTTCGCGAGCGGCCAACGGGGTAATTCTAGTGACTACAAAACGAGGCACCTCCTCGGGCACCATCTTATCCTATAACACCTTTGCCGGGGTCCAAAATCCCAGCTTTTTCCCCGAAAAAGCGGATACCGAATCTTGGTTGCGCCTGGAAAACGAAGCACAGGTCAATGCCGGGGGCTCGCCTACTTTTTCCGAAGAATACATCAGGAACGCCGTCGCGGGAACCAAGCCCTTCGAGTTTCCCTGGGCGAATTGGGAAGAGGGCATTTTCAATAAAAGTGCCCTGATGCAACAACATACCTTTAGTATCTCCAGTGGAGGGGACCTAGGTAAAATCTTCGCATCGGTCAACTACAGCGACACCGATGGTATCCTTAAGAACTTCAATAATAAAAGGACTACGATGCGTATCAATGCGGACCTGTTCGCCAGCGAAAAGCTGACCTTTAAAGCGGGCCTCATGTACCGGAACGAGAACTTCAGCGGTCCCGGGCACGCCATTAATGCCTCCGGAGTTGCCGGTCAACGGCTGATCCAAGGCCTATTGCACATCAACAGGAACGTGGTCATGGAATACCCCGACGGCACCTACGACCTGGTCGCGGGATATTGGAACCCCCGGGCCATGGGCCAAGAAGGGGAAACGAAACGAAAAACGGATGATGTCGTGGCCCAAGGAGGTTTCGATTACACTATTAATGATGCCCTCTCACTCGAAGGAAACGTAACCTATAAATTTGACAATATCGGTACTTCCCGGTTTATGAACAGCTTGGCCGGAATGAAAAACTATGTAACGGGGGAGCCGCAGACCGTGGCAGGATGGTTCGCCACCAACGAATTGTTCGAAACCACCCAGCGGGAAAGAGAATTCAGCCAAAGATTGTACCTGAACTATTCCCAGCAGTTTGGGGCTCACGAAGTGGAAGCCTTGGCCGGATATGAGGAAATTCACAACACGCTCAAGTTCGTGGAGGCAAGCCGGCAGAATTTCTTTAATAACGACCTAAGGGATTTAAACGCCGGGGGCGTCGATAACCAGGATATAGAGGGATACAATCAGGAATGGCGACTGCGATCCTTCTTCGGCAGGCTCGACTATTCATACGACAATCGCTATCTGCTTCAAGGCAATCTGAGATATGATGGATCTTCGCGCTTTGGTGATGGGAACCGATGGGGACTGTTTCCCTCTGTTTCTGCAGGATGGAACCTGACCAACGAAGCCTTTATGGAAAGCGTGGTGGACAATACCGCAATAAGCAACATCAAATTAAGGGCTTCTTGGGGACAACTTGGAAATCAGGATATTGGCCTCAACAGGTTTAGGAACATGTACGATTTAAATGAAGGCTACCAATTCGGAGGCAATATCGTATCGGGTTCGGCTATTACGGAGGCGGGCAACCCGGATATCACCTGGGAAACCTCTACTATGACCAACGTGGGGCTCGATGCCAATTTTATCGACGGCCGCTTGGCCCTGGTCGCCGAATATTTCTGGAAAAATACGGAGGATATCTTACTCGAACTGCCCATTTCCACCATTGTCGGGGTAGATCCCCCGGTTCAGAATGCGGCCAAGGTCTCGAATAATGGGTATGAGATCAGTCTAAACTATCGCGGGGCCTTTAAAGACAACGACGGATTCAACTACTCCGTAGGAGTCAATTTCTCCGACGTTATTAATAAAATTGAGGACCTCCAGGGAGCCGGGCCTTTCATCCCCGATAATTTCACAGTGTGGACGGAAGGGGAATCGATGAACTCCCTGCGCGGTCTGACCTCTCCCGGCCTGTATCGCACCCAAGGAGATTTAGATCAATATCCGGTTACGCTCCACCCGAGTGTGGGTATCGGTGACATCATTTACGAGGATGTCAATGGCGATGGCCAGATCTCACAATCCATCGCCCCGGGCGGCGACCAGATCATTATCGGCAACGAAGACCCCCGATATGAGTTCGGACTGCGGTTCGAGGCCTCGTACAAAGGTTTCGACTTCTCGATGTTCTGGCAGGGCGTACTGAAGCAAAAACACCTGCTTGATGGCGCGATTCCCGAAGGGCCCGCCTTTTCGAACTTCATCCATAAAGAAATGGTTGAAAACGCTTACCATCCCGAAAGGAATCCCAACGGCTCTTGGCCATTGGTAACCTCCGGCAATACGTGGAATATCGTTAAATCCGACTTTTGGTTGATCGATAACAAGTATGCCCGTTTGAAAAATTTCCAGTTGGGATACACCCTACCTCAAGACATCTTTTCCAAATTTCGAATCTACGTTTCCGGGGAGAATATGTTGACCATTACCCCCCAGGAGCTTTTCGATCCAGAAACCCCAAGGGGACGAAGCCAGTTTTTCCCGCACACCAAGACCATGAGTGTTGGCATGAACATTGTATTTTAA
- a CDS encoding sulfatase family protein: MKTENLIILLICLVLGGITGMAQEGQQNGKERPNILFIMSDDHAYQAISAYDDRLLKTPNIDRLAKEGIRFTNASVTNSICAPSRAVILTGKHNHINGKIDNHMAFDTTQVTFPQLFQKAGYQTAMFGKLHFGNSPKGVDEFMILPGQGNYINPEFITKEGGRVTKQGYVTDIITDMTLDWLKSGRNAEKPFMMMYLHKAPHRPWWPRADKFKEFYQKEFPLPETLFDDYENRGTAAKTAEMNLLKHMKYSHDSKVFPQTIAEMGGVEPEVPEFDMGFWGPFGRATAEQQAEYRPVLEAINADFKENWPSMTDREKMIWKYQRYMQDYLGTISSVDDNVGRVLDYLDESGLAENTIVVYTSDQGFYLGEHGWFDKRFIYDESFKTPLLVRWPNVITPGTTEDEMVQNLDFAQTFLEAAGISAPDDMQGESLMPLLEGNNKEWDRDAVYYHYYEYPSVHMVKRHYGIVTKDYKLAHFYYDVDEWELYDRKKDPNEMNNVYNNPAYADVVEKLKAELTKLRIKYKDSPELDQKYIDIYKEKMK; encoded by the coding sequence ATGAAGACCGAAAACTTAATCATCCTGCTGATCTGCCTTGTGCTGGGCGGCATTACAGGGATGGCCCAAGAGGGTCAGCAAAACGGCAAAGAACGGCCCAACATCCTTTTTATTATGTCCGATGACCACGCCTATCAGGCCATAAGTGCCTACGACGATCGATTGTTAAAAACCCCCAATATCGATCGCTTGGCCAAGGAGGGCATCCGCTTTACCAACGCCAGTGTCACAAATTCAATTTGCGCCCCGTCACGGGCGGTCATCCTAACCGGGAAACACAACCATATCAACGGGAAAATCGACAACCACATGGCATTCGACACCACCCAGGTTACTTTTCCGCAACTGTTTCAAAAAGCGGGCTACCAGACGGCCATGTTCGGCAAGCTTCACTTTGGAAACAGTCCGAAAGGGGTCGACGAGTTTATGATCTTGCCCGGGCAGGGGAACTATATCAACCCGGAGTTCATCACCAAAGAAGGCGGTCGGGTGACCAAACAGGGTTACGTGACCGACATTATTACCGACATGACGTTAGATTGGCTGAAGTCCGGCCGCAACGCCGAAAAGCCATTTATGATGATGTACCTGCACAAAGCCCCCCACCGACCTTGGTGGCCGCGTGCGGATAAATTTAAGGAGTTTTACCAAAAGGAATTTCCACTGCCCGAGACTCTCTTTGACGATTACGAGAACCGGGGCACCGCCGCCAAGACCGCCGAAATGAACCTGTTGAAGCACATGAAATACAGCCATGACAGCAAGGTGTTTCCGCAAACCATCGCCGAAATGGGAGGTGTCGAACCCGAAGTACCGGAATTCGATATGGGGTTCTGGGGGCCCTTTGGTCGGGCTACCGCAGAACAACAGGCCGAATACAGGCCCGTTCTCGAAGCCATTAACGCCGACTTCAAAGAAAACTGGCCGTCGATGACCGATCGTGAAAAAATGATTTGGAAATATCAGAGGTATATGCAAGATTACCTGGGCACCATATCCTCGGTGGACGATAATGTCGGGCGGGTGCTGGACTATCTTGACGAGAGCGGGCTGGCTGAAAACACCATCGTCGTCTACACCTCCGACCAAGGTTTTTATCTGGGCGAGCATGGGTGGTTCGATAAACGCTTTATTTACGACGAATCGTTCAAAACACCCTTACTGGTCCGATGGCCGAACGTCATCACTCCGGGCACCACTGAAGACGAGATGGTGCAAAACCTCGATTTCGCACAGACCTTTCTCGAAGCTGCGGGCATATCCGCCCCTGACGACATGCAGGGCGAAAGCTTGATGCCCTTGCTCGAAGGGAACAATAAGGAATGGGATCGCGATGCGGTCTATTACCATTATTATGAATATCCGAGCGTGCACATGGTCAAACGACATTACGGTATCGTGACCAAGGACTACAAATTGGCGCATTTTTATTACGATGTGGACGAATGGGAGCTCTACGACCGCAAGAAGGATCCCAACGAAATGAATAACGTTTACAACAACCCGGCCTATGCCGACGTGGTCGAGAAGCTAAAAGCGGAACTGACCAAGCTCCGGATAAAGTATAAGGATTCGCCCGAGCTTGACCAGAAATATATCGATATCTATAAGGAAAAAATGAAATAG
- a CDS encoding ATP-binding protein, with protein sequence MINKRLLVKNLLAHNDENSFYDKKRFVDIGSREGKAKFLKHVCALANSNPKNRSFIVIGVKDEDNKIVGVDFFDDSKIQNLVNAYLDNPPLISYENIPFPNLPEGKVVGLVTITSTGKVCALRRNIWKYYGGMVFFRDGSMSMPKAFDIELKDINAEAVATIEQHAKNNIELTLDGVIDFLNHRHPDLESDYKVFKEQFVVCWAGNQKKINNKTYYSRVDIELINEQVKLFYSTLDEVTITYDENSFTTKEYVQLGLGRQQSHYPLEEVVITFENNGTYQIQTRLLFEPPRYDTKNLHHVYNANNALLQKLSKSVVLTDSERKDLKQLPDTYLICYLNGFEEAKEQMDVARPLLKEYDEAGYRSLKEAQRIIRKVQYN encoded by the coding sequence ATGATCAACAAACGCCTTCTTGTCAAAAACTTGCTCGCCCATAACGACGAGAACAGCTTCTATGACAAAAAACGTTTTGTCGATATCGGAAGCCGGGAGGGGAAGGCCAAATTTTTAAAACACGTCTGTGCCCTGGCCAACAGCAACCCCAAGAACCGATCGTTCATTGTAATCGGGGTCAAAGATGAGGACAATAAGATTGTCGGGGTGGACTTCTTCGATGACAGTAAGATCCAAAACCTGGTCAACGCGTACCTCGACAACCCGCCGCTGATCAGCTATGAAAACATTCCCTTTCCCAATCTGCCCGAAGGCAAGGTGGTGGGGCTGGTCACGATCACCTCGACCGGAAAGGTCTGTGCATTGCGCAGGAACATTTGGAAATATTACGGCGGCATGGTCTTTTTCCGCGACGGCAGTATGAGCATGCCCAAGGCCTTCGATATCGAGCTTAAGGACATCAATGCCGAGGCCGTTGCCACCATCGAACAACATGCCAAGAACAATATCGAGCTGACCCTTGACGGGGTCATCGACTTTCTCAACCACCGCCACCCCGATTTGGAGAGCGACTACAAGGTATTCAAAGAGCAATTCGTGGTCTGCTGGGCCGGCAACCAAAAAAAGATAAACAACAAAACCTATTATTCTCGGGTAGATATCGAGCTGATCAACGAACAGGTGAAGCTGTTTTATTCCACTTTAGACGAGGTAACCATCACTTACGACGAGAATTCCTTTACCACCAAGGAATACGTGCAGTTGGGATTAGGCAGGCAACAGAGCCATTATCCCCTGGAGGAAGTCGTCATCACGTTCGAAAACAACGGTACCTACCAAATTCAGACCAGGTTGCTTTTTGAACCGCCCAGATACGACACAAAAAACCTGCACCACGTTTACAACGCCAACAACGCCCTACTTCAAAAACTCTCAAAAAGCGTCGTCTTGACCGATTCGGAGAGAAAAGATCTGAAGCAACTGCCCGATACTTACCTCATATGTTATCTGAACGGATTTGAAGAGGCCAAGGAGCAAATGGATGTGGCCCGTCCCTTGTTGAAAGAATACGACGAGGCAGGATATCGCTCGTTAAAGGAGGCCCAGCGAATCATCCGAAAGGTGCAGTACAATTAA
- a CDS encoding SDR family NAD(P)-dependent oxidoreductase produces the protein MNAPENKKSLTNKIALITGATSGIGKATAILFAVEGIQLILCGRRQDRLNGLKSELGKQTKVHTLNFDVRDKDAVFDAVASLPDEFADIDILINNAGNAHGLDPIDEGNPDDWDAMVDINVKGLLYVSKAVSPRMVKRKSGHIINIGSTASKEVYPKGNVYCATKHAVDALTIGMRMDLNPYGIKVGAVNPGAVETEFSNVRFKGDDDRADEVYDGFKPLLAEDVAETLFFVVTRPPHVNIADLVVTPTAQASAMVWNKD, from the coding sequence ATGAACGCACCAGAAAACAAAAAATCATTGACAAACAAAATAGCCTTGATCACCGGCGCAACCAGTGGCATCGGAAAAGCCACGGCGATACTCTTTGCCGTTGAGGGTATTCAACTCATTCTTTGTGGAAGACGCCAAGATCGGCTAAACGGTCTGAAATCCGAATTGGGGAAGCAGACCAAAGTACATACCCTTAATTTCGACGTCCGCGATAAAGATGCCGTCTTCGACGCCGTAGCTTCGCTTCCGGATGAATTCGCGGATATTGACATCCTCATCAACAATGCCGGTAACGCCCACGGCCTCGACCCCATCGATGAAGGCAATCCCGATGATTGGGATGCCATGGTCGATATTAACGTAAAGGGACTCCTATACGTATCGAAAGCGGTCTCCCCGCGAATGGTCAAGCGAAAATCCGGCCATATTATCAACATCGGTTCTACGGCCAGTAAGGAAGTTTATCCGAAGGGCAACGTGTACTGCGCCACCAAACACGCCGTCGATGCCCTGACCATCGGCATGCGAATGGACCTCAACCCTTACGGCATCAAAGTGGGCGCCGTAAACCCAGGGGCGGTAGAGACTGAGTTCAGCAATGTTCGCTTTAAGGGCGACGACGACCGTGCCGACGAGGTCTACGACGGATTCAAACCCCTGTTGGCGGAAGATGTCGCCGAGACCCTGTTTTTTGTGGTTACCCGTCCCCCGCACGTCAACATAGCCGATCTGGTGGTTACCCCGACGGCCCAAGCTTCGGCGATGGTATGGAATAAGGACTGA
- a CDS encoding AAA family ATPase, whose protein sequence is MEENTAVDISAVNEKIERESAFIDLLTTEMNKVIVGQRHMIERLLIGLLGQGHILLEGVPGLAKTLAINTLARAVKGSFSRIQFTPDLLPADVVGTLIYNMKLNDFSIKKGPIFANFVLADEINRAPAKVQSALLEAMQEKQVTIGDETFILDKPFLVMATQNPVEQEGTYPLPEAQVDRFMLKTVIDYPKMNQEQLIMRQNLLGAYDTVNPVVTLNQILSAQKAVREVYMDEKIEKYILDLVFATRYPEKYNLESLEHFISFGASPRGSINLGNAAKCYAFIKRRGYVVPEDVRAVVHDVLRHRIGITYEAEAENITSEEIINKIVNEIEVP, encoded by the coding sequence ATGGAAGAGAATACGGCTGTCGACATCAGTGCGGTAAACGAAAAAATAGAGCGTGAAAGCGCTTTTATCGATCTATTGACTACCGAAATGAACAAGGTGATCGTCGGGCAAAGACACATGATCGAGCGACTATTGATCGGTCTTTTGGGACAGGGCCATATTTTGCTCGAAGGGGTGCCCGGACTGGCAAAGACCTTGGCCATAAATACTTTGGCAAGGGCCGTAAAGGGTAGCTTCAGTCGTATTCAGTTTACTCCCGATCTATTGCCCGCCGATGTGGTCGGGACGTTGATCTACAATATGAAGCTCAACGATTTCTCCATCAAAAAAGGTCCGATTTTCGCCAACTTCGTGCTTGCCGATGAAATTAACCGCGCCCCGGCCAAGGTGCAGTCCGCGCTTCTGGAGGCCATGCAAGAAAAACAGGTGACCATCGGCGACGAAACCTTTATTTTGGACAAGCCCTTTTTAGTGATGGCCACACAGAATCCCGTTGAGCAGGAAGGGACCTATCCGTTGCCCGAGGCGCAGGTCGACCGTTTTATGCTCAAGACCGTTATCGACTATCCGAAAATGAACCAAGAGCAATTGATCATGCGTCAAAATCTTTTAGGGGCATACGATACGGTAAATCCGGTGGTCACGTTGAACCAGATCTTGAGCGCCCAGAAAGCGGTGCGCGAGGTGTATATGGACGAGAAAATTGAAAAATACATTCTCGATCTGGTTTTCGCCACTCGATATCCGGAGAAATACAACCTCGAAAGCTTGGAGCATTTCATCAGTTTTGGAGCGTCCCCGAGGGGAAGCATCAACTTGGGCAATGCCGCCAAATGCTACGCGTTCATCAAACGCCGGGGCTATGTGGTGCCAGAGGATGTACGGGCCGTGGTGCACGATGTGCTAAGACATAGAATCGGTATCACCTATGAGGCCGAGGCCGAGAACATCACTTCCGAAGAGATCATCAACAAGATCGTCAACGAAATCGAAGTACCGTGA
- a CDS encoding DUF58 domain-containing protein encodes MDTKELLKKVRKIEIKTRRLSDHVFGGEYHSTFKGRGMAFSEVRQYQFGDDVRSIDWNVTARYNEPYVKVFEEERELTMMLMVDVSGSELFGTANQFKKDIITEISATLAFSALQNNDKAGLILFSDQVELYIPPKKGKSHVLRIIRELLEFKPESNRTDITEALRFLSSVMKKRAIVFVLSDFIADDYEKTLKIAGNKHDLTGIRIYDEREENIPNLGMVQFLDAETGEVQLVNTQSRSVRNAYGDYNRQRVDYFRETFTKSGCGTLSCRVDESYVKKLLGYFKRRG; translated from the coding sequence ATGGATACTAAAGAACTACTTAAAAAAGTACGCAAGATCGAGATCAAGACGCGGCGTCTCTCCGATCATGTTTTCGGGGGGGAATACCATTCCACCTTCAAGGGCCGGGGAATGGCATTCAGCGAAGTGCGGCAATACCAGTTCGGCGATGATGTTCGCAGTATCGATTGGAACGTTACCGCCCGGTACAACGAACCGTACGTGAAGGTTTTCGAAGAGGAGCGCGAGCTCACGATGATGCTTATGGTCGATGTGAGCGGTTCGGAGCTTTTCGGCACAGCGAACCAATTTAAAAAGGACATCATTACCGAAATATCGGCCACTCTGGCCTTTTCGGCCTTGCAGAACAACGATAAGGCGGGCTTGATTCTGTTTTCGGATCAAGTGGAGCTGTACATCCCCCCGAAGAAAGGCAAGAGCCATGTGTTGCGTATCATAAGGGAGTTATTGGAATTCAAGCCCGAAAGCAACCGTACCGATATCACGGAGGCCTTGCGGTTCTTGAGCAGTGTCATGAAGAAAAGGGCCATTGTCTTCGTTTTGTCCGATTTTATAGCCGACGACTACGAAAAGACGTTAAAGATTGCAGGCAACAAACACGACCTGACGGGAATACGTATCTACGACGAACGCGAAGAGAATATTCCCAATTTAGGAATGGTACAGTTTTTGGATGCCGAGACCGGAGAGGTGCAATTGGTGAACACCCAGTCAAGGAGCGTCAGGAATGCCTATGGTGACTACAATCGTCAGCGGGTCGATTATTTTAGGGAAACCTTTACGAAATCCGGCTGCGGGACCCTGAGCTGTCGTGTCGATGAGAGCTATGTAAAAAAGTTGTTGGGCTATTTTAAACGAAGGGGATGA
- a CDS encoding vWA domain-containing protein produces MLENITFANPEFFWLLLLLPLAVLWFFYKRREQVASLKMPSIKGFSQSGFLPRLKPLLFVLRLLALAAIVVAMARPQTEDISTRTKTTRGIDIVMAIDVSSSMLARDLKPNRLAALKEVAGDFIRERPNDRIGLVAYAGEAYTKTPITSDKAIVLSALREITYGELNDGTAIGMGLATAVNRLKESKAVSKIIILLTDGVNNSGFIEPQTAADLAVEYGIKTYTIGIGTNGNALSPIAYNADGSFRYGMRQVEIDEPLLKDIAKVTDGKYFRATDNEKLEAIYEEINKLEKTDIEEFKYFRYEEKFRSWVLLAGGLLLLEWILRHTLFRSFI; encoded by the coding sequence ATGCTTGAGAATATCACCTTCGCGAACCCGGAATTCTTTTGGTTGCTATTGTTGCTTCCCCTGGCCGTGCTGTGGTTTTTCTATAAACGTCGGGAACAGGTGGCATCCCTGAAAATGCCGAGCATTAAGGGGTTTTCGCAATCGGGATTTCTACCGCGGTTGAAGCCCTTGTTGTTTGTACTTCGGCTCTTGGCCTTAGCCGCCATAGTTGTGGCCATGGCGCGCCCCCAGACCGAGGACATTTCCACTCGAACGAAGACCACCCGGGGCATCGATATCGTAATGGCCATCGACGTCTCGTCAAGCATGTTGGCACGCGACCTGAAACCGAACCGCTTGGCAGCGTTAAAGGAAGTGGCCGGTGATTTTATCAGGGAACGCCCGAACGACCGTATCGGTCTCGTGGCCTATGCGGGAGAAGCCTATACAAAGACCCCGATCACGAGCGACAAAGCTATTGTGTTGAGTGCCCTACGTGAGATTACCTACGGAGAGCTGAACGACGGGACGGCCATAGGAATGGGGCTCGCCACTGCCGTCAACCGTTTGAAGGAAAGCAAGGCGGTGAGCAAGATTATCATCCTGCTTACCGATGGAGTCAACAATTCCGGATTTATAGAGCCCCAGACCGCCGCCGATCTCGCCGTGGAATACGGAATCAAGACCTATACCATCGGTATCGGCACCAACGGTAATGCACTGTCGCCGATTGCCTATAATGCGGACGGATCTTTTCGCTATGGCATGCGACAGGTCGAAATCGATGAGCCGCTTTTGAAAGATATCGCCAAAGTGACCGATGGAAAATATTTTAGGGCAACGGACAACGAAAAACTCGAGGCGATTTACGAAGAGATCAACAAGCTCGAAAAAACCGACATCGAAGAGTTCAAGTACTTTAGGTACGAAGAGAAATTCCGTTCTTGGGTGCTTTTGGCAGGGGGTTTGTTATTGTTGGAATGGATATTGAGACATACCCTTTTCCGGAGTTTTATTTGA
- a CDS encoding VWA domain-containing protein encodes MIQLDEKIYFYLLGILPVLIVLFLLLQLWRKRTRNKFADTELLRRLTPDRSKFKSGLKLFLFLLGLTFLTLGLVNPKIGTKLETVKREGVDIVFAIDVSKSMLAEDIAPNRLEKSKRLVSEIINQLASDRIGIIAYAGQAFPQLPITTDYGAAKMFLQNMNTDMLTSQGTAIDQAIELATTYYNDQEQTNRVLFIISDGEDHSGGSTIDAVEKATDEGIRIFTIGVGQAKGAPIPIKRNGVVERLKKDNKGETVITKLDESFLKEIADEGNGEYINGSNTEEAVEFIKEQLLQMDKKEFEAKQFAEFKDQFQWFLGLGLLFLFLDVLTLEKKTTWLRKLNLFNEREVE; translated from the coding sequence ATGATTCAATTAGACGAAAAAATATACTTCTATCTGCTGGGCATCCTCCCGGTGCTCATCGTCCTATTCTTGTTGCTGCAACTTTGGAGAAAGCGCACCCGGAACAAGTTCGCAGATACGGAACTGTTAAGACGCCTGACGCCGGACAGATCGAAATTCAAGTCGGGATTAAAGTTGTTCCTTTTTTTATTGGGACTCACCTTTTTGACCCTGGGGCTGGTCAACCCGAAAATCGGTACGAAACTCGAAACGGTCAAACGCGAAGGGGTCGATATCGTATTTGCCATTGATGTCTCCAAGAGTATGTTGGCCGAAGATATTGCCCCCAACCGGTTGGAAAAATCCAAACGCCTGGTCTCCGAGATTATCAACCAATTGGCCAGTGACCGAATCGGCATAATCGCCTATGCGGGACAGGCGTTTCCACAGTTGCCCATTACAACGGACTACGGGGCGGCCAAGATGTTCCTACAGAACATGAACACCGATATGCTCACCTCCCAGGGTACGGCGATCGATCAGGCCATCGAATTGGCAACCACCTATTACAACGACCAAGAGCAGACCAATCGGGTGCTTTTCATCATTTCCGATGGGGAAGACCATTCCGGTGGGTCGACCATCGATGCGGTGGAAAAGGCCACCGACGAAGGCATCCGAATTTTTACGATCGGTGTCGGCCAGGCCAAGGGAGCCCCCATCCCCATCAAACGCAACGGAGTGGTCGAAAGATTGAAGAAAGACAATAAGGGGGAAACGGTCATTACCAAATTGGACGAGTCGTTTCTCAAGGAAATCGCGGATGAGGGCAATGGCGAATACATCAACGGTTCGAATACCGAAGAGGCAGTGGAGTTTATAAAGGAACAGTTGTTACAGATGGACAAAAAGGAATTCGAGGCCAAACAGTTCGCAGAATTCAAAGACCAGTTCCAATGGTTTTTGGGACTCGGACTCCTATTTTTGTTTTTGGATGTGCTGACATTGGAAAAAAAGACCACCTGGCTGCGAAAATTGAACTTGTTCAACGAGAGGGAAGTGGAGTAA